The following are from one region of the Hymenobacter radiodurans genome:
- a CDS encoding patatin-like phospholipase family protein has protein sequence MGLSGSTLSVQAQKVGLVLSGGGAKGLAHVGVLKVLEKNKIPIDYIIGTSMGSVVGAMYSAGYSPAEIEEIVMDPDFQYWVSGEQLQDKAFNYLNADASPAALRVGVAIDSSLNTRISPNLINDVNLNFALAKFLAPAAAAANYDFDNLFIPFRCLAAEVFTRKQVVQESGSLADAVRNSMAVPLVFRPIRNPDGRYLFDGGIYNNFPTDVMRSAFQPDIIIGVNVGDVAYKKYPFEKDDELLLGSIVFLGADVADTLAVGPNGVFIQPDLEGYGATDFDKVRELIELGEKAAQDKLTQMLRRIPRRVDTLALASRRREFQNSAPGPVFKRITVQGLAEKQNTYVSRFFRREGRSYTIDEIEEGYYRLAADDFFRNIYPRIRYDQDRQGYVFNIDARQNNNLSAEAGFVLATRAVDNIYVGLEYRWLTKYLYSAAVNANLGRFYNAVQGRFRVSIPEKLPFFVEPSVTYNNWSYQKTGGLLGRDIQNTLIEQSDLALGVQIGISPRYRSRVSLEAGYFGNQDNYANTREVSSSDVLDRTSFRGLTAAVRYSRNSLNRKQYPTAGRRALASIRGVQGTEIYSPGSTSVFENEYRDNHQWLQFSATTEQYFMLLNKKQIWGYFGEVVVSGQARFANFRSSQTTSPTFAPLVDSRTLFLDNYRSPRYAAAGLRFSQSLLASKLEWRSEAFAHLVYKPLRDSEGQRALQKSGFDRPRLTASTGFVYQTPVGPLALHGIYYDDSAKRFGVFGHIGYLLFHGRSLD, from the coding sequence TTGGGACTCAGCGGGTCCACTCTGTCAGTTCAAGCGCAGAAAGTTGGCTTAGTACTGAGCGGCGGCGGCGCCAAGGGTTTGGCGCACGTGGGCGTACTGAAAGTTCTGGAGAAGAACAAGATACCAATTGACTACATCATTGGCACCAGCATGGGCTCGGTGGTAGGCGCTATGTATTCGGCGGGTTATTCGCCAGCCGAAATCGAGGAAATCGTGATGGACCCCGACTTTCAATACTGGGTGTCCGGTGAGCAACTCCAAGACAAAGCCTTCAACTATCTGAACGCTGATGCTTCCCCGGCGGCTCTGCGCGTGGGCGTGGCCATCGACTCGTCGTTGAACACGCGCATCTCGCCCAATCTGATCAACGACGTTAACTTGAACTTCGCGCTGGCCAAGTTTCTGGCGCCAGCTGCCGCGGCTGCCAACTACGATTTCGACAATCTGTTTATTCCCTTCCGGTGCCTTGCCGCCGAGGTATTTACCCGCAAGCAAGTAGTACAGGAGAGCGGCTCGCTTGCCGATGCCGTGCGCAATTCGATGGCGGTGCCGCTGGTATTTCGCCCCATTCGCAACCCCGACGGCCGCTACCTTTTTGATGGGGGCATCTACAACAACTTCCCCACCGATGTTATGCGGTCCGCATTTCAGCCTGATATTATCATTGGGGTGAACGTGGGCGATGTGGCCTACAAAAAATACCCTTTCGAGAAGGACGACGAGCTGCTACTGGGCTCCATCGTTTTTTTGGGCGCCGATGTAGCTGATACACTGGCCGTAGGGCCAAACGGAGTATTCATTCAGCCTGATCTGGAAGGCTACGGCGCCACCGACTTCGACAAAGTGCGCGAGCTGATCGAACTGGGCGAAAAGGCGGCGCAGGATAAGCTCACGCAGATGCTACGCCGCATTCCGCGCCGCGTCGATACACTGGCGCTGGCCAGCCGCCGCCGCGAGTTTCAGAATTCGGCCCCCGGTCCGGTTTTTAAACGCATCACGGTGCAGGGTCTGGCCGAAAAGCAGAACACTTATGTAAGCCGGTTTTTCCGGCGGGAGGGCCGTAGCTATACCATCGACGAGATTGAGGAAGGCTACTACCGCCTCGCGGCCGACGACTTTTTTCGCAATATCTACCCGCGCATTCGCTACGATCAGGACCGGCAGGGCTATGTATTCAACATCGATGCCCGCCAGAATAACAACCTGTCGGCCGAGGCGGGCTTTGTACTGGCTACCCGCGCCGTGGACAATATTTATGTGGGGCTGGAATACCGCTGGCTGACCAAATACCTGTATTCGGCGGCTGTAAATGCTAATCTGGGGCGCTTTTATAATGCGGTGCAGGGCCGGTTTCGGGTGAGTATTCCAGAGAAGCTGCCCTTCTTTGTGGAGCCCAGCGTGACTTACAATAACTGGAGCTATCAGAAAACCGGCGGCCTGCTGGGGCGTGATATTCAGAATACGCTAATTGAGCAGAGCGACTTAGCCTTAGGCGTGCAGATTGGGATTAGCCCCCGCTACCGCAGTCGGGTTTCGTTGGAGGCGGGCTATTTTGGCAACCAGGATAACTACGCCAATACCCGCGAAGTATCCTCCAGCGACGTACTGGACCGCACCAGCTTCCGCGGCCTGACAGCGGCGGTCCGCTACAGCCGCAACTCCCTGAATCGCAAGCAATACCCTACGGCCGGGCGTCGAGCTTTGGCTAGTATACGCGGCGTGCAGGGCACTGAGATATATAGCCCCGGCTCCACCTCAGTATTTGAGAACGAGTACCGCGACAACCACCAATGGCTACAGTTTTCAGCTACCACGGAGCAGTATTTTATGCTGCTCAACAAAAAGCAGATATGGGGCTATTTTGGGGAAGTAGTTGTCAGCGGACAGGCGCGCTTTGCCAACTTCCGCTCCTCCCAGACGACCTCACCGACATTTGCCCCCCTCGTTGATTCGCGCACGCTATTTCTGGATAACTACCGCTCGCCGCGCTACGCCGCCGCTGGTTTGCGCTTCTCCCAGAGCCTGCTGGCTAGTAAGTTAGAATGGCGCTCCGAGGCTTTTGCCCACCTCGTGTATAAGCCTCTGCGCGACAGCGAAGGCCAGCGGGCACTTCAAAAATCCGGCTTCGATCGGCCTCGCCTGACAGCTAGCACAGGTTTCGTGTATCAGACGCCCGTTGGGCCCCTTGCTCTGCACGGCATCTACTACGACGACTCAGCCAAGCGCTTTGGGGTGTTTGGCCATATTGGCTACCTGCTGTTTCATGGCCGTTCGCTCGACTAA
- the ruvX gene encoding Holliday junction resolvase RuvX, with protein sequence MSRILAIDYGNKRVGLAVTDPLQLIATPLETIHSQDLLAYVQAYHQREPLAAIVVGMPRTLLNEPTDVTSAVVGLVRRLRRELPTVPVHELDERYTSRMAHAAMLAGGLSKKDRRDKATVDRVSATLILQSFLNSR encoded by the coding sequence ATGAGCCGAATTCTTGCCATTGACTACGGCAACAAGCGCGTGGGACTGGCCGTGACCGACCCGTTGCAGCTCATTGCCACGCCCCTCGAAACCATCCATAGTCAGGACCTGTTGGCTTATGTACAGGCGTACCATCAGCGTGAACCGTTGGCAGCTATTGTAGTGGGGATGCCGCGCACTTTGCTCAATGAGCCAACAGACGTAACCAGTGCTGTGGTTGGTTTGGTGCGGCGTTTGCGTCGCGAGCTGCCAACTGTACCGGTGCACGAGCTCGATGAGCGCTACACTTCGCGCATGGCGCACGCCGCGATGCTGGCTGGGGGGCTTTCGAAGAAAGACCGCCGCGACAAAGCCACCGTCGACCGCGTGAGTGCCACGCTTATTTTGCAATCTTTCCTTAATTCCCGATGA
- a CDS encoding DMT family protein, whose translation MKALYTILLLTVSNLFMTFAWYGHLQFKKITWLHGLGLVGVILVSWGLAFFEYVFQVPANRIGFDENGGPFNLFQLKVIQEVISLSVFTLCAVYIFKTDKLAWNHVVGFGLLVAAVYVIFRKW comes from the coding sequence ATGAAAGCCCTCTACACCATTCTGCTGCTCACCGTGTCCAACCTCTTCATGACGTTTGCCTGGTACGGGCATTTGCAGTTCAAAAAGATCACCTGGCTACACGGGCTGGGGTTGGTTGGCGTGATTCTGGTGAGCTGGGGCCTAGCGTTTTTTGAATACGTTTTTCAGGTACCCGCCAATCGCATTGGGTTTGATGAAAATGGCGGACCATTTAACCTGTTTCAGCTTAAGGTTATTCAGGAGGTCATTTCGCTGAGCGTCTTCACGCTGTGCGCGGTGTACATTTTCAAAACTGATAAGCTGGCCTGGAACCATGTAGTGGGCTTCGGGCTGCTGGTGGCGGCAGTGTATGTCATCTTTCGCAAATGGTAA
- a CDS encoding zinc dependent phospholipase C family protein produces MKKLPLLLLLLLLPLQPRAWGFFGHRMINRLAVFTLPTELLGFYKKHIDYLTDHATRPDQRRAVVPGEAARHFLDVDAYGDSAIVRLPRSWADAVARYGEDTLQRHGIVPWHVARMQLQLTEAFRTRDADRILHLSADLGHYVADACVPLHSTRNYNGQLSGQRGIHGLWESRLPELLSANYDFFTGPAPYLDNPAFSIWEAVGRSNAAVDSVLRFERELTNRFPDDKKYGFEERGAQGAVRVYSREFSRAYHERLHGQVERQMRRAVQLVGAFWYTCWVNAGQPDLKNLPPSISAAEQRRLDKESTELKNAPQRSIPGHED; encoded by the coding sequence ATGAAGAAACTCCCACTGCTTCTGTTGCTCCTGCTGTTGCCTTTGCAGCCGCGGGCGTGGGGATTTTTCGGGCATCGCATGATCAATCGGCTGGCGGTATTTACCCTGCCGACCGAGCTGCTGGGGTTTTACAAAAAGCACATTGACTATCTCACCGACCACGCCACCCGGCCTGACCAACGCCGGGCCGTGGTACCGGGTGAGGCAGCTCGTCACTTCTTGGACGTGGATGCTTATGGCGACAGCGCGATAGTTCGTTTGCCCCGTAGCTGGGCCGACGCCGTAGCGCGCTATGGCGAAGATACTTTGCAGCGGCACGGCATTGTACCGTGGCACGTGGCGCGCATGCAGCTTCAACTGACCGAGGCTTTCCGCACCCGCGACGCTGACCGCATTCTGCACCTTTCCGCCGACTTGGGGCACTATGTTGCCGACGCTTGCGTGCCGCTGCACAGCACCCGCAACTATAACGGCCAACTGTCCGGTCAGCGGGGTATTCATGGGTTATGGGAAAGTCGTTTGCCGGAATTGCTGAGTGCGAATTATGATTTTTTCACTGGCCCAGCACCCTACCTTGATAACCCTGCTTTCAGCATCTGGGAAGCCGTGGGCCGCTCTAATGCCGCAGTAGATTCGGTGTTGCGGTTTGAGCGGGAGTTGACCAACCGTTTTCCTGACGACAAGAAATACGGCTTTGAGGAGCGCGGTGCTCAGGGCGCGGTGCGCGTGTATTCGCGCGAGTTTAGCCGTGCTTATCACGAGCGCCTGCACGGGCAGGTAGAACGGCAAATGCGGCGGGCCGTGCAGCTTGTGGGAGCTTTCTGGTACACCTGCTGGGTAAACGCCGGCCAGCCCGATCTGAAAAATTTGCCCCCCAGCATTTCTGCTGCAGAGCAACGCCGCTTGGATAAGGAAAGCACGGAATTGAAAAACGCCCCCCAGCGCAGTATTCCGGGCCACGAGGACTAA
- the def gene encoding peptide deformylase, producing MIYPIVAFGDPVLKTPAKDISVDVDAKELKQLIADMFDTMYHARGVGLAAPQIGRSVRLFVIDSAPMLDDEDEDEEETTEAPSVAENAPQDQPVKRAFINPVMVSETGEEWGFEEGCLSIPGVREMVYRPANIVLRYEDENRVVHEEAFSGMTARVIQHEYDHLEGILFTDHLSGFKKQLLKGKLTRISKGDVKADYRLRFAGQGRR from the coding sequence ATGATTTATCCCATCGTTGCCTTCGGCGACCCAGTATTAAAGACACCCGCCAAGGACATATCAGTAGATGTTGATGCCAAAGAGCTGAAACAGCTCATTGCCGATATGTTTGACACTATGTATCACGCTCGCGGTGTGGGCTTGGCCGCTCCGCAGATTGGGCGCAGCGTACGTTTGTTTGTTATCGACTCGGCGCCTATGCTGGACGACGAAGATGAGGATGAGGAAGAAACTACTGAAGCTCCTTCCGTTGCCGAAAATGCCCCCCAGGACCAGCCAGTAAAGCGGGCCTTTATTAACCCCGTAATGGTGAGCGAAACCGGCGAAGAATGGGGCTTTGAAGAAGGATGCCTGAGCATTCCGGGCGTGCGGGAGATGGTGTACCGGCCGGCCAATATCGTGCTGCGTTACGAGGACGAAAACCGCGTGGTACACGAAGAAGCCTTCTCCGGCATGACGGCCCGCGTCATTCAGCACGAGTACGACCACCTAGAAGGCATTCTGTTCACCGATCATTTATCGGGCTTCAAGAAGCAACTGCTGAAGGGCAAGCTTACGCGCATCAGTAAGGGCGATGTGAAGGCCGATTATCGGTTGCGCTTCGCAGGGCAAGGGCGGCGCTAA
- a CDS encoding HEAT repeat domain-containing protein, translated as MSDAHKDLQQALEQFWSYMARRQGGAVLVEELKLNFWDDDHDTMERRRYRSDLHRATISEIEKQNGGWGDVNGIDLLLEAITADYLHEDVLYECLETLKPARRTILLERGLLSPLYHTRYLAAEHVAHYIIPHRTELMEFLICHDDHKLVSRYALNTLSDLHPAKAVEYALPRLTDEDAYMRLASVMALQAAGHSLPAELVAALRTDSNEYVREAATELVVAKQ; from the coding sequence ATGAGCGACGCACACAAAGATTTACAGCAGGCTTTAGAGCAATTCTGGAGCTATATGGCGCGGCGGCAGGGTGGAGCAGTATTGGTGGAAGAACTAAAGCTGAACTTCTGGGACGACGACCACGATACCATGGAGCGTCGGCGCTACCGCAGCGACCTGCACCGGGCCACTATATCCGAAATTGAAAAGCAGAACGGTGGCTGGGGCGACGTGAACGGCATTGACTTGCTGCTGGAAGCCATCACGGCCGACTATCTACACGAGGATGTTCTGTATGAGTGCCTCGAAACGCTGAAGCCTGCTCGTCGCACTATTCTACTGGAGCGTGGGTTGCTTTCGCCGCTCTACCACACGCGCTACCTGGCTGCTGAGCATGTAGCTCACTATATCATTCCTCATCGCACGGAATTGATGGAATTCCTTATCTGCCACGACGATCATAAGCTCGTCAGCCGATATGCACTCAATACACTGTCGGATTTGCACCCCGCAAAAGCGGTAGAATATGCGTTGCCTCGCCTCACCGATGAGGATGCGTATATGCGGCTGGCTAGCGTAATGGCGCTACAAGCAGCCGGGCATAGTTTACCAGCTGAGTTGGTAGCCGCCCTGCGCACCGATTCGAATGAGTATGTCCGCGAAGCTGCTACCGAGTTGGTAGTAGCTAAACAATAA
- a CDS encoding transglutaminase-like domain-containing protein, translating into MLTAFIPHTGRWAESAAKKAPQPARVRTFTFEYRTTVRNLPPSAKAVDLWLPVPHSDKSQTISDLKIESPHPYEVVKAQYNNQVLHLKVTNPSAEPFTVSVRFQAARREHLNLAAAPKSAAAATKNTEAGDPNMARWLEPDRLVPLDGKIKQWANEVVSQANAHTDLEKAQAIYNHVVSTVKYDKTGQGWGRGDIYYACDARRGNCTDFHAVFIGYCRALGIPARFSIGFPLPPERGTGEVKGYHCWAEFYTRETGWVPIDASEAAKNPAQRTYFFGAHDENRVELTRGRDLTLAPRQQGAPLNYFVYPYAEVDGQPFTSLEQNFYYQDLKLPPSKRK; encoded by the coding sequence TTGCTTACTGCCTTTATTCCTCACACCGGTCGGTGGGCGGAGTCAGCAGCCAAAAAAGCCCCCCAGCCAGCCCGCGTTCGGACATTTACTTTTGAATACAGAACCACTGTTCGAAATTTGCCCCCCAGCGCCAAGGCCGTCGACCTGTGGCTTCCGGTACCGCATTCCGATAAGTCGCAAACTATTAGTGACTTAAAGATAGAATCTCCGCATCCGTACGAGGTAGTAAAGGCGCAGTACAACAACCAAGTGCTGCACCTGAAGGTGACGAATCCGTCGGCAGAGCCTTTCACCGTATCAGTGCGTTTTCAGGCAGCCCGGCGCGAGCACCTGAACCTTGCTGCGGCACCAAAGTCAGCCGCGGCGGCTACGAAGAACACCGAAGCTGGAGACCCCAATATGGCCCGCTGGCTAGAGCCCGACCGCCTTGTGCCCTTGGATGGTAAGATCAAGCAATGGGCAAATGAGGTGGTTTCGCAAGCCAATGCCCATACCGACCTCGAAAAGGCGCAGGCTATTTATAACCACGTGGTTTCTACCGTTAAGTACGATAAAACGGGTCAGGGCTGGGGGCGTGGCGACATCTACTACGCCTGCGATGCCCGCCGCGGCAACTGCACCGATTTCCACGCTGTATTTATTGGCTACTGTCGCGCTCTTGGTATTCCGGCGCGCTTCAGCATTGGCTTTCCGCTACCTCCCGAGCGCGGTACAGGCGAGGTGAAAGGGTATCACTGCTGGGCCGAGTTTTATACTCGCGAAACCGGCTGGGTGCCTATAGACGCGTCGGAGGCGGCCAAAAACCCAGCCCAGCGCACCTACTTTTTTGGGGCCCACGATGAAAATCGTGTGGAACTGACCCGTGGCCGCGACCTTACACTAGCTCCCCGCCAACAAGGTGCGCCGCTAAATTATTTTGTTTATCCCTATGCTGAAGTAGATGGTCAGCCCTTCACCAGTTTGGAACAAAACTTCTATTATCAGGACCTGAAATTGCCCCCCAGCAAGCGGAAATAA
- a CDS encoding homogentisate 1,2-dioxygenase: MAYYHRLGQIPRKRHTQFRQPDGSLYAEQLVGTLGFHGVSSLLYHIHPPTQIKEVGEPVPYSEKLLKDRALQPSHLRTLAQTTTGGDYLQARQTLMGNADVMLSICNPTERRMQYYYKNALADEVIFVHEGRGELWSQLGKVSFEPGDYVVVPRTIIHQFHFEEGPVRLLIIESFSPIETCRRYRNHFGQLLEHSPYCERDMRPPTELIMEEEPGEYRVQVKKEGYLHQLTYAHSPFDVVGWDGYFFPYAFSIHDFEPITGRIHQPPPVHQTFEAHNFVICSFVPRLFDYHPLSIPAPYNHSNVDSDEVLYYVAGNFMSRKGIDLASFTVHPSGLPHGPHPGTVEASIGKRETHELAVMVDTFRPMYLTETALQYVDEKYPMSWNPDFKHEPPRAADMMD, translated from the coding sequence ATGGCTTACTACCACCGCCTCGGCCAGATTCCGCGTAAGCGCCACACCCAGTTTCGTCAGCCCGATGGGTCGCTGTACGCGGAGCAGCTTGTGGGCACGCTCGGTTTCCATGGCGTCTCTTCCTTGCTTTATCATATCCACCCGCCCACCCAGATAAAAGAGGTTGGTGAGCCAGTGCCCTACAGCGAAAAACTGCTAAAGGACAGAGCATTACAGCCCAGCCATCTGCGCACCCTCGCCCAAACCACTACGGGTGGCGACTATCTGCAGGCCCGGCAGACGCTGATGGGCAACGCAGACGTGATGCTCAGCATCTGCAACCCTACGGAGCGCCGCATGCAGTACTACTACAAAAACGCGTTGGCCGATGAGGTGATTTTCGTGCATGAAGGCCGTGGCGAGCTGTGGAGTCAACTGGGCAAAGTCAGCTTCGAGCCCGGCGACTACGTGGTAGTGCCGCGCACGATTATTCATCAGTTTCATTTCGAAGAAGGGCCTGTGCGCCTGCTCATTATTGAGTCGTTCAGCCCCATCGAAACGTGCCGGCGCTACCGCAACCACTTCGGGCAACTACTGGAGCATTCTCCTTACTGTGAGCGGGATATGCGACCTCCAACTGAGTTAATCATGGAAGAGGAGCCCGGCGAATACCGCGTGCAGGTAAAAAAGGAGGGCTATCTGCACCAACTCACCTACGCCCATTCGCCCTTTGATGTGGTTGGCTGGGATGGGTATTTTTTCCCCTATGCCTTCTCCATTCACGATTTTGAGCCGATTACAGGTCGCATTCACCAGCCGCCGCCCGTGCACCAAACGTTTGAAGCGCATAATTTCGTCATCTGCTCCTTCGTGCCTCGCCTCTTCGACTATCACCCTTTGAGTATACCGGCGCCCTACAACCATTCCAACGTTGACTCTGACGAGGTGCTCTACTATGTAGCCGGCAATTTCATGTCGCGCAAAGGCATTGATCTAGCATCGTTTACGGTGCATCCCAGCGGTTTGCCTCACGGCCCGCACCCCGGCACGGTAGAGGCTAGCATTGGCAAAAGAGAAACCCACGAGCTGGCGGTCATGGTAGATACCTTCCGGCCCATGTATCTCACCGAAACAGCCCTGCAATACGTGGACGAGAAATACCCTATGAGTTGGAATCCGGATTTTAAGCACGAGCCTCCTCGCGCCGCCGATATGATGGACTAA
- a CDS encoding S41 family peptidase — MNGEAVSGVRMTTEQVYGKLRGPRASRVQIQVQRRGSLKLLNVTVTRERVPNNSVEVAYMVDNQTGYIKVSRFANNTYEEFKQALGDLRRQGMSRLVLDLRGNPGGYLDRATKMADEFIAGTRKIVYTDGKGDQYDTQTYSRVLGEFEEGPLVVLVDEGSASAAEVVAGALQDHDRALLVGRRTFGKGLVQQPIALNDGSELRLTIARYYTPSGRSIQKSYQGGHAEYEQELAKRQRQGEYFHADSIHFADSLRYRTMHGRTVYGGGGIMPDLFVPRDTTAFSKYFRRLQSRNLVREFALKFYQDHQPELEGLRFEQFNASFRITDTQLQALSALAARAGLVADAAGLRRAAPLLRTQLKAHIARSAYGKNAYHTVLAEQDVEFQQALRAIDTSTAQLTGN, encoded by the coding sequence GTGAATGGTGAGGCCGTATCTGGGGTGCGCATGACGACCGAGCAGGTGTATGGCAAACTGCGCGGTCCGCGGGCTAGCCGTGTGCAAATTCAGGTTCAGCGCCGTGGCTCACTCAAGCTGCTGAACGTGACGGTGACCCGCGAGCGGGTACCAAATAATTCAGTGGAAGTAGCCTATATGGTTGATAACCAAACTGGCTATATCAAAGTGAGTCGGTTTGCCAACAATACCTATGAGGAGTTCAAGCAGGCATTAGGTGATTTGCGCCGCCAAGGCATGTCGCGTTTGGTGCTAGACTTACGGGGCAACCCCGGCGGCTACCTCGACCGCGCCACCAAAATGGCCGATGAGTTCATCGCCGGTACCCGCAAAATCGTGTATACCGATGGTAAAGGCGACCAATACGATACCCAAACCTACTCCCGCGTGCTGGGCGAGTTCGAAGAAGGCCCTTTAGTTGTGCTGGTAGACGAAGGTAGTGCCTCCGCCGCTGAGGTAGTGGCTGGTGCCTTGCAAGATCATGACCGCGCCCTGCTGGTCGGTCGGCGCACGTTTGGGAAAGGCTTGGTTCAGCAGCCCATTGCTCTCAATGATGGCTCAGAACTGCGTCTGACTATCGCCCGCTATTACACGCCCTCGGGCCGCTCTATCCAGAAATCGTATCAGGGCGGACACGCTGAGTATGAGCAGGAACTGGCCAAGCGTCAGCGCCAAGGCGAGTACTTCCACGCCGACAGTATTCACTTCGCCGACTCTCTGCGGTATCGCACGATGCACGGTCGTACGGTATATGGCGGGGGCGGTATCATGCCTGATTTATTTGTGCCCCGAGATACCACGGCTTTCTCCAAGTATTTCCGCCGGTTGCAAAGCCGCAATCTGGTGCGTGAGTTCGCGCTGAAGTTTTACCAAGATCATCAGCCTGAGCTAGAAGGCCTTCGTTTTGAGCAATTCAATGCATCGTTTCGCATCACGGATACCCAGCTTCAAGCTCTAAGCGCTTTAGCGGCCCGCGCAGGCTTGGTGGCCGATGCAGCTGGTTTGCGCCGGGCGGCTCCGCTCCTACGCACACAACTTAAAGCGCACATTGCCCGGAGTGCTTACGGCAAAAACGCCTATCACACGGTGTTAGCTGAGCAAGACGTAGAGTTTCAACAAGCATTGCGCGCTATTGATACGAGTACGGCCCAGCTTACTGGGAACTGA